From Plasmodium chabaudi chabaudi strain AS genome assembly, chromosome: 12, the proteins below share one genomic window:
- a CDS encoding conserved Plasmodium protein, unknown function (tmhmm; query 1-1219; ~;query 790-1098; ~;query 1169-1218; ~;query 767-789; ~;query 1099-1121; ~;query 1151-1168; ~;query 1-766; ~;query 1122-1150; ~pfam_scan;Pfam:PF00350.19; E()=9.6E-7;score=28.9;query 298-504;description=Dynamin_N;~iprscan;InterPro:IPR027417 : P-loop containing nucleoside triphosphate hydrolase;Superfamily:SSF52540; score=1.34E-13;query 291-526;description=P-loop containing nucleoside triphosphate hydrolase;~iprscan;InterPro:IPR022812 : Dynamin superfamily;Pfam:PF00350; score=5.5E-7;query 298-504;description=Dynamin superfamily) translates to MYINQENDENDENNKINPNTYKNILHNRKNKLGIINNNTLLRKRDAKGIGNNYDCKKEFDKTNNNNFNNENECLLENEEEEDDDDEDDDYEIDENDEEEDDDVFCEDEYDDETREINFNSYNNYYYETNNEKEEEANFLEKNIASDAEKDDILFEKYDKLIKKYKRKKETKIDKFVKKETTNDESYSCYSFNSKGEYTHTNRYSGAKDGYRKSRQTEIETQEDADEIIDDEVAEEDDSHFSNEVLDRIEEIYYKDTKYKKLESVNNSNNNICVNDLNLNIISNYLNVDISVFSKKTTVLLLGNPQSGKSSFINWFTESYVQNTNRIPKGNQMTYIDVKRNYRFNFKNFKNSNYQLGLDKFHENYYNDRYSGDNEYRDNYYGHGCMGENDKNVILSGENCFNIFRPFKKLKEKSKNLKNYIYGKLCYQNKITKYMNRVNSVSFIDTSGITDADDNDYDELILNMSKYVDIIFVFIDSNTHSISNRLLKIMNYLLQNQISKVTICITRIDIIEKINLYRVVFYLTQHFLRNLNIFKQHINMASSYENSEELEYNRNLDIFQNEDIKENKKRDQIEKMLKRIITNKNINETKNAILKSGEYPISDDRTNMQYNIDHKINKHDEEYFHQGKVHRPYIHDTIDNNLKYLNSKGYYVDSDIDQIDEEQEESIFKKILTKSYNSFKDKILNVNNESDNIIDNQIEDEACHVKRKTRTRHRDNKTYDEFSPHGNKKERRQNINSARDMDEDKVKNQIDKIFENKINYGDCLKNMSIFVLVLLYEVVTTIYSLVHSSINTYLNTKERKIINVEKIYKLDKANKLKYNINNLNDSYKILEFLTIYLPEIPHDVLKREKWTHQKPPLMFPKTGKHMNRYSCHGDYKYSNQYAGPNIERELNEVNDLIHSTGNNNIRMYRNNNYNGPNKNIYERHGKHYPERRSIPEDFSPHDKSVNSYINKNRHNKNNYNKINELSLFDTEQIDEVSSRHTKHNRNEDTDLKYESEIKRGSYASIDKYNKYTDYESVNRFSPENNYNNRNRIRNDDIKELNMLNDLLYKIDEGIDLKTNQSIYMLKRDLEKIQNTCLRKIIDNNEVIQKNKSLRFQNIKLYFFKYITIFCGFIISILRYDFLVYFNFIKPKILLSIFSKYFIFLSSYNKNSFFVALNILLVIIYVVIYFRYNKRNYFKSLDKSDMNKLKIILLFTQIIFDEINQLHLRLIGKGGRNSRS, encoded by the coding sequence atgtatataaatcaagaaaatgatgaaaacgatgaaaataataaaataaacccTAATacgtataaaaatatattacataatagaaaaaacaaattaggaataattaataataacacaTTATTGCGAAAAAGGGATGCAAAAGGTATaggaaataattatgattgtaaaaaagaatttgataaaacaaacaacaacaattttaataatgaaaatgaatgtCTTCTTGAAAATGAAGAGGAAGaagatgatgatgatgaagatGACGATTATGAAATTGACGAAAATGATGAGGAAGAGGATGATGATGTTTTTTGTGAAGATGAATATGATGATGAAACTCGAGAAATAAACTTCAAttcttataataattattattatgaaacaaataatgaaaaagaagagGAAGCtaattttttagaaaaaaatattgcatCTGATGCTGAAAAAGATGATATactttttgaaaaatatgataaattaataaaaaaatataaaagaaaaaaagaaacaaaaatcGATAAATTTGTTAAGAAAGAAACAACAAATGATGAAAGCTATAGTTGTTATAGCTTTAATAGTAAAGGAGAATATACACATACAAATAGATATAGTGGTGCCAAGGATGGATATCGAAAATCTAGGCAAACAGAAATAGAAACACAAGAAGATGCCGATGAAATAATCGATGATGAGGTAGCAGAAGAAGATGATAGtcatttttcaaatgaGGTGTTAGACCGAATTGAAGAAATTTATTACAAGGAtactaaatataaaaaattagaaagtgtaaataattctaataataatatatgtgttaatgatttaaatttaaacataataaGTAATTATCTAAATGTGGATATATCTGtatttagtaaaaaaactactgtattattattagggAATCCACAAAGTGGTAAGAGCTCTTTTATCAATTGGTTCACTGAATCTTATGTACAAAATACGAATAGAATCCCTAAAGGGAACCAAATGACATATATAGATGTAAAACGAAATTACAGattcaattttaaaaattttaaaaatagtaattaTCAACTTGGACTAGATAAATTCcatgaaaattattacaacGATCGATATTCTGGGGATAACGAATATAGAGATAATTATTATGGACATGGATGTATGggagaaaatgataaaaatgttattctATCTGGtgaaaattgttttaatatatttagaccttttaaaaaattaaaagaaaaatctaaaaatttaaaaaattatatatatggaaaattatgttatcaaaataaaataaccaAATATATGAACAGAGTCAATTCAGTATCATTTATAGATACTAGTGGAATTACAGATGCAGATGATAATGATTATGatgaattaatattaaatatgtctAAATATGtagatataatatttgtttttatagaTTCAAATACACATTCTATAAGTAATagattattaaaaattatgaattatCTTTTACAAAATCAAATCAGTAAAGTAACAATTTGTATAACAAGGATTGatataatagaaaaaatcaACTTATATAGagttgtattttatttaactcaacattttttaagaaatctaaatatatttaaacagCATATTAATATGGCTAGCTCTTATGAAAATAGTGAAGAACTTGAATATAACAGAAACTTggatatttttcaaaatgaagatattaaagaaaataaaaaacgtgatcaaattgaaaaaatgttaaaaagaattataaccaataaaaatattaatgaaacCAAAAACGCCATTCTAAAAAGTGGTGAATATCCCATATCAGACGACCGAACAAATATGCAATATAACATCgatcataaaataaataaacatgaCGAAGAATACTTTCACCAAGGAAAGGTACATAGACCATATATACATGACACAatagataataatttaaaatatttaaattcaaAAGGATATTATGTCGATTCAGATATAGACCAAATAGATGAAGAACAAGAAGAaagcatttttaaaaaaatattaacaaaaagtTACAACTCGTTTAAGgataaaatattgaatGTTAATAATGAAAGTGATAACATAATTGATAACCAAATTGAAGATGAAGCATGTCATGTGAAAAGAAAGACAAGAACACGTCATCGTGacaataaaacatatgatGAATTTTCACCACATGGGAATAAAAAAGAGAGaagacaaaatataaattccGCTAGAGATATGGATGAAGACAAGGTAAAAAATCAgattgataaaatatttgaaaataaaataaattatggggattgcttaaaaaatatgagcatttttgttttagtattattatatgaagtTGTTACAACCATCTATAGTTTAGTTCATTCTagtataaatacatatttaaatacaaaagaaagaaaaataataaatgttgaaaaaatttataaacttGATAAAGCAAATAAATTGAAATACAATATTAATAACCTTAACgattcatataaaattttagaaTTTTTAACAATCTATTTACCTGAAATACCTCATGATGTTCTTAAAAGAGAAAAGTGGACACACCAAAAACCTCCATTAATGTTTCCCAAAACTGGAAAACATATGAATAGGTATAGTTGCCATGGGGATTACAAATATAGCAATCAGTATGCTGGTCCTAATATTGAAAGGGAACTAAATGAAGTAAACGATTTGATACATTCAACAGGCAATAACAATATTAGAATGTATAGAAACAACAATTATAATGggccaaataaaaatatatatgaacgTCATGGTAAACATTATCCTGAAAGACGAAGTATCCCCGAAGATTTCTCACCCCATGATAAGTCAGTAAATTcttacataaataaaaatagacacaataaaaataattataataaaataaacgagttatctttatttgataCTGAACAAATAGATGAAGTTAGCAGTAGACATACCAAACATAACCGTAATGAAGATACcgatttaaaatatgaatctgaaataaaaagaggTTCATATGCTAGtatagataaatataataaatataccgATTATGAAAGTGTTAATAGATTTTCTcctgaaaataattataacaaCCGAAACAGAATAAGGaatgatgatataaaagaattaaaCATGTTAAACGActtattatacaaaatagaTGAAGGAATagatttaaaaacaaatcaaagtatttatatgcttaaaagagatttagaaaaaattcaaaatacATGtctaagaaaaataattgataataatgaagttattcaaaaaaataagtctCTAcgttttcaaaatataaaattatatttttttaaatatataacaattttttgtggatttattatatctataCTTAGATATGATTTCTtagtttattttaattttattaaaccCAAAATATTACTTAGTAtcttttcaaaatattttatttttttatcatcgtataataaaaattcattttttgtggctctaaatatattacttgttattatttatgttgtaatatattttagatataataaaagaaattattttaaatcattAGACAAAAGtgatatgaataaattaaaaattattttactgTTTACtcaaattatatttgatgaaataaatcaatTACACCTTCGATTAATTGGAAAGGGGGGTCGGAACTCACGAAGTTAG
- a CDS encoding iron-sulfur assembly protein, putative (pfam_scan;Pfam:PF01521.16; E()=2.6E-6;score=27.4;query 205-318;description=Fe-S_biosyn;~iprscan;InterPro:IPR000361 : HesB/YadR/YfhF;Pfam:PF01521; score=2.2E-6;query 205-318;description=FeS cluster biogenesis;~iprscan;InterPro:IPR035903 : HesB-like domain superfamily;Superfamily:SSF89360; score=1.24E-17;query 200-309;description=HesB-like domain superfamily;~iprscan;InterPro:IPR016092 : FeS cluster insertion;TIGR_TIGRFAMS:TIGR00049; score=3.6E-20;query 205-322;description=FeS cluster insertion protein;~iprscan;InterPro:IPR017870 : FeS cluster insertion, C-terminal, conserved site;Prosite:PS01152; score=1.0;query 304-321;description=FeS cluster insertion, C-terminal, conserved site) — MRKDEWKKIGVRNFIKMYKAIWKAHLYNFNVNNFLRHNIKTKHCNVYKNEKPHYSTYVESVKNAKNMHSAKYTLLLNQKKNIYNTGGNLQNLQYQKHFSFDAGIDKNEIVKPFENGHAKIREYMLNNSNEFVSSGIENSTQFQNSQKYYIDDKELPNKGDENNKKIKKIDKEMKNNKELYSKDENESETKLEQLLKKRNVKKDIIKITEKAKYEIKRIIEINNKQNKNNNYVLKLYFIAKGCNGLTHSFNFINKNDIKENDEIIYENDNNTEKKNILLVIDSNCILYVINTILDYYKDDLTENFIFTNPNITSICPCGTSFHF; from the coding sequence atgcggAAAGAtgaatggaaaaaaataggcGTCcgaaattttataaaaatgtataaagcCATTTGGAAAGCAcacttatataattttaatgttaacaattttttacgtcataatataaaaacaaagcATTGcaatgtttataaaaatgaaaaaccaCATTATTCCACATATGTAGAAAgtgtaaaaaatgcaaaaaatatgcattcaGCCAAATATACACTACTactaaatcaaaaaaaaaatatatataatactggtggaaatttacaaaatctGCAATATCAAAAACATTTTAGCTTTGATGCGGGGATagacaaaaatgaaattgtTAAACCGTTTGAGAATGGTCATGCAAAAATAAGGGAATATATGCTGAACAATTCTAATGAATTTGTTTCGTCAGGAATAGAAAACAGTACCCAATTTCAAAACAgccaaaaatattatatagacGATAAGGAACTGCCTAACAAAGgggatgaaaataataaaaaaataaaaaaaattgataaagaaatgaaaaataataaggaaTTATATAGtaaagatgaaaatgagagtgaaacaaaattagaacagcttttaaaaaaaagaaatgtaaaaaaagacataataaaaataacagaAAAAGctaaatatgaaataaaaagaattattgaaataaataataaacaaaataaaaataataactatgttttaaaattatattttatagctAAAGGATGTAATGGATTAACTcattcatttaattttattaataaaaatgatataaaagaaaatgatgaaattatttatgaaaatgataataatactgaaaaaaaaaatatacttttaGTTATTGATAGTAATTGTATTCTTTATGTTATAAATACGATACttgattattataaagACGATTTGAcagaaaattttatttttacaaatccAAACATAACGTCAATATGTCCATGTGGAACAagtttccatttttaa
- a CDS encoding regulator of initiation factor 2, putative (query 689-689;GPI_cleavage_site_score=0.11399999;~pfam_scan;Pfam:PF07065.10; E()=1.5E-22;score=80.1;query 297-613;description=D123;~iprscan;InterPro:IPR009772 : D123;Pfam:PF07065; score=3.2E-23;query 297-612;description=Cell division cycle protein 123), with product MGIVDKEENNNGHYKCDTTEREGQKNRNSLTYLFEKNVIILDSFITTYLMTYFKDVEICLNNNKVNDTFLNYLKEQVENLHEQLRNNNEQCRNEDSNKSVENVNNEVISKDIYEHVENIHLDMLFLLYTNDEVEYKYNIIKMGIHICVEKKKIYISSGECLLVNKTWDGNVDKIMNPEQVTTKNTSDIINIKNDDLNKEGNKLVMVLKDGCNISEENKNKILNHLISNIKLHFFREEKEVLIGIQKTYNKIYDKSMSNLSINNSLSCISNFFFKMYEPDFYNCSIHKKNKICYKNLYDKYNDIMIKSKIIKLNKEMIKYLLIDSIFIPSYVKKNTYKNIDEDVYSSFSSYSDNTSLSSTSHNEQSSSSKSYDHSLLSDEEENDTALQTSVNNKREDDLTELPTTNKDTKTSENNKPSERKRKRGNALFYNKNFRTILDIIKNSIDEFSNSVFIRVDGRNLKKGAFVNNSNLEINTLYDALLILKSCTSVYKELKENEVKKNEHYLIISKYVNINICFLFEVYIYEKKIISISQKYLNHYFNFLNDINIIIDIINSIKQFYETKLKNTFEYENYKCLLYIHTFKKTKKKKIILINAKSWAYKNKHPIYTNSFLKSYIYTNNKGVLVDDYNYLKHGIQKYAIPFTNAGKKENGNADEIENGNADLNKDNIIHNNHDLYFYDGILYYCIVKNDAILKKNENTFPKDLNYIKDGEIDIDTLMETIKKENNIQ from the exons atgggcATAGTAgataaagaagaaaataataatggacATTATAAATGTGATACTACTGAAAGAGAAGgacaaaaaaataggaattcgttaacatatttatttgagaaaaatgtaattataCTAGATTCATTTATTACTACCTATTTAATGACATATTTTAAGGATGTAgaaatttgtttaaataataacaaagtCAATgatacttttttaaattatttaaaagaacAAGTCGAAAATTTACATGAACAgttaagaaataataatgaacaaTGTAGAAATGAAGATAGTAATAAATCTGttgaaaatgtaaataatgaagTAATAAGTAAAGACATTTATGAACATGTTGAGAATATACATCTCGATATGCTTTTCTTACTATATACTAATGATGAAgttgaatataaatataacataataaaaatgggcatacatatttgtgttgaaaaaaaaaaaatttatattagcTCGGGAGAATGTTTATTGGTTAATAAAACGTGGGATGGAAATGTTGACAAAATTATGAATCCTGAACAGGTTACAACAAAAAACACATCAGATATaattaacataaaaaatgatgatctAAATAAAGAGGGAAACAAATTAGTGATGGTGCTTAAAGATGGATGCAACATAtctgaagaaaataaaaataaaatacttaATCATCTTATtagtaatataaaattacatttttttagagaagaaaaagaagtTTTAATAGGTATTCAAAAAActtataacaaaatatatgacaAAAGCATGTCCAATTTatctataaataattcGCTTAGTTGTAtaagtaatttttttttcaaaatgtaTGAACCagatttttataattgttctatacataaaaaaaataaaatatgttataaaaatttatatgataaatataatgatattatgataaaatcaaaaattattaaattaaataaagaaatgataaaataccTTTTAATAGattctatatttatcccaagttatgtaaaaaaaaatacttataaaaatatagacgAAGATGTATATTCTTCTTTTTCGTCTTATTCTGATAATACATCCTTAAGTTCAACTAGCCATAATGAACAAAGTTCATCCAGCAAAAGTTATGACCATTCTCTTTTGAGtgatgaagaagaaaatgacACTGCATTACAAACCTccgtaaataataaacggGAAGACGATTTAACTGAATTGCCAACCACAAATAAGGACACAAAAACGAgcgaaaataataagcCTAGTGAAAGAAAGAGAAAAAGAGGAAATGCattattttacaataaaaatttcaGAACCATTTTagacataataaaaaactcAATTGATGAATTTAGTAATAGTGTATTTATTAGAGTTGATGGaagaaatttaaaaaagggagcatttgtaaataattcgaatttagaaataaatacacTATATGATGCATTACTAATTCTAAAAAGTTGTACAAGTGTTtataaagaattaaaagaaaatgaagttaaaaaaaatgaacattatttgataatttcaaaatatgttaatataaatatttgtttcttgtttgaagtatatatatatgaaaaaaaaattatatctatttctcaaaaatatttaaatcattattttaatttcttaaatgatataaatattataattgatataataaatagtataaaacaattttatgaaaccaaattaaaaaatacatttgaatatgaaaattataaatgtcttttatatatccacacatttaaaaaaacgaaaaaaaaaaaaataattttaatcaATGCAAAAAGTTgggcatataaaaataaacatccTATATATACCAACTCGTTcttaaaaagttatatctatacaaataataaggGTGTTCTTGTTGatgattataattatttaaaacatgGCATCCAAAAGTATGCTATTCCGTTTACAAATGCcggaaaaaaagaaaatggaaATGCAGATGAAATAGAAAATGGAAATGCCGACTTGAATAAAGACAACATAATTCATAACAACCacgatttatatttttatgatggcatattatattattgcattgtaaaaaatgatgccattttgaaaaaaaatgaaaatacatTTCCTAAG GATCTTAACTATATCAAGGATGGAGAAATCGATATAGATACCTTAATGGAAACaattaaaaaggaaaataatattcaatag